CTCATCTTTGGGATGAAAGCTTACCTTTGCGGCACAGTGATAGACTTCATTCACACCTTTCAGAGCATCTGTCAAAGAGTCGATATCATCAAAATCGACATTTACCCATTCAATTTTATTGAAAAAATCGTCAGGATTCTCTGTATAAAAGCTGTATGAATGCCTTACTTCGTTTAAATTGCTGCCAGGTCTCTTGGAAGCACGTACATTTTTACCTCTTTTTAGAAGTTCCAGCACAATTATTCTTCCCAAAATTCCGGTTGCACCCGTTACAAAAACCATTAATTATTTTACTTGATTGCTGACTAAAATATGACAATATTTTCTATCCGGCAATTCTTCAGGTTCCTGCAAAAGTTCCTTTGAAAAACTGCTTTTGCAAATTTGCGATTTTTAAAGCAAAATTCAACTTTATTTAACCAATATTATCACTCTGAAAACAAGAATTATGAAGCTTAAAATAGTTTAAACCTCAATGATTGTAAAAAATGAAGCCCTGAAAGTATTCAATGAAAAACTTCCAGGACTTCTTATGATTTTAAAAACATCTTATTATTTATGCTAAAACTACATTATTTCTTCTTGGAGCCTTATCACAAAGAACATCTGCAATGCTTCTGGAAATCATATTTCCTTCCGTAAGATTATCCAGCCAGAAAAACTCACCTGCGGCATTGATCTCAATAAAGTAATATTGATCTTCAGGAGAAACAATAATATCTATTGCACCATAGTCTACATTATAAATATCCAGCAGCTCCAGCAGTTTCTCTTCAACATCCTTCGGAAGTTCTGTTTTTGTCCATTTATCAAGTAAATTAACACCATCCTTTCTCCAATCTACCTTTGCGTCTTCAAATTGTTGCGAATCCACTTCAAAAGCATAGACATCTCTTCCTACAATGGTAACACGAAGCTCTCTTTTCTTTTCGATCATCTGCTGAAACTGCATCGGGCAGTACAACAGAGAATCCAGCTCTTCAAACTTATCTTCTTTTACCACATTAGTAAAAACCACATTTTCTACTCCGTCTTCGTAAATAGCAAAACCCGTTTGCATTTTAGCAACAACATTCTGATGTTTAAGAATAAATTTCTTTGCTTCTTCCGGATTGTTTGTAAGACAGGTTTCCGGAACTGAAAGACCTATTTTATGAGCTAATTTCAATTGTTCTTCTTTGCTATCCAGTCTTCTGTAAACACTTGGTTTACCTAATGAATAAGCATCAATAGACTCCAGAAAACCGAACAATGTATTACGAATTTCCCCCATTGCGGCTCCGAAAAACTTAGTATCCATCTCTTCTTTCAAACCTTTTCCTATATTGTAGGCTCTTCGGTACCATACTGCTGAAATATCATCCAGACGATACTTGGCAGATGGTGTTTCAAGAATACTTATCCATTCTCCATCCTGAAAAATGGTTGACAGTTTATTTTCTAAGGGATATAAATCAACATCAAAGCGAATGACTTCACAGTTATTATCTGCAACGTATTCTGTTACTTTTTCAATTGAAAAATTATCTGCGGTATGTGTTATAATTAAAATTTTATTCATGGAAATTAATTCTTTTGATAAGGTTATCGGCAATTCTTTCTGCTATGGGAAAGCCTAGTTCTTTTTGCAGCATTCCCCATTCTCCCTGCGGATTGACTTCAAGAAAATAATATTCTCCGTCTTTTCCTTTTATTACATCAATGGCTCCCATATAAAGCCCCATTTCCTTCATCATGGAAGTCAAATTTATTTTGATATTTTCAGGTAGCTCATAGGCAGACCAGAAGTAGTTTTCATTGCTTATTCTCCAGTCTGCATTGCTACTGTTATTGATCTTACCTGTAAAGAAAACTCCGTCTACATACATGATTCGCAATTCATATTCTTTATCAATGTAAGGCTGGAAGATCATTGGACAGTAGGCAATATCAGAAAGATATTCCAGGGTTTCTTCCTCAATAATCATGGTAGAAATAAGGTTTTCACCACTCATGGTTTTGGATTGTACACCATGCAGTTTGGCAATTGCTTTTCCTGAACAATATTGATGAAAAAATGTGGTTATTTTCTCTTCATCATTAGAAAACATAGTTTTGGGAATGGTCAGGTGATTTCTTTGGGCAATTTTAAGCTGAAGCATCTTGTTTCCATCAATTTTCTTTTCTTTTTCAAAGGGATTGATCCAAGGAATATCTTCAAGGGAAGTGAACAAATTATAACGAAGACTTCCATATTCGATCTGAAAGATCTTCTCGTAGTTCTCATCCAGTTCTTCCGGAACACTTATCCGCCATGCTTTTCTGTGCCATACTCCTTTAATATCATCAGAATGGATGGTATTTCCGGACTCATCAGTAATTTCAAATGAGTTTTCATTGATGCTGATTTTCTGAAGATGATTAAGCTGATCGGAATTCAACCTAAAATAAGGAATATTTTTAGAAGAAAGATATTGAAAGAAAAGATCAATAGTATAAAAATCCTGCGAGTGGGTGATACAGAGAATCATTTGCCAGTTTTACTAAAAAGGGAAACTTAAAGTTTAAGTTTCCCTATTATTACAATTTTGTTAATATGTTACTGTAAAATGATCATTTTATAGTAAGATCGCATCATCATCACCATCAGAAGGATATTTCATAGTATGCTGCAAATCAGCCTGAGGAGAAGTTACATTGTCTATTGTAGGCTTTGTAATACTGTCTCTTTCAGGAATCGTGATAATATCCGTTCCTCCTTTTACTGTTTCAGGATCTTTAAGTTGTTTTTCAAGAAATGACGCGAAAAACGGTTTCTTTTTTGAGTTTTTGTTTTCCATAAGTGAATATGTTTGTTTATTTGATAATCGAAAATACACAATTTTCAACTCATGGAGAAATATTTTCACATTTTAAGAAAATTTTAACATAATCAACAAAAAACAACAGCATATCATTAGCTTAATCCCAGAAATTGCTTAACTACATTAGCAAAATCTACAGGATTTTCAGCCTGCACCCAATGTCCTGCATTTTTCACAGTAACAATTTTAGCCTTTGGAAACTGCTGCTTTATCCCATATTCGTCCTGTGGAAGGATATAGTTGGATTTCTCTCCGGCAATAAATAAGGCTTCACCATCAAAGATTCCGAATTTCACAGCGTTGGAAACAAATTCATTATACTTTTCGGATAGTGTTTTAAGGTTAAACCTCCAGTTCAGCTTTTTATTATCATCCCAATACAGGTTTTTTGTTAAAAACTGGATCGTTGATTTTTCAGGAATGTACTGGCTTAAAATAGCTTCCACATCATTTCTGGAACCCACGGTATTAAAGTCAACACTTTCCAAAGCCTTGATTACTCCTTGATGATGTGGTGGATAAGCTTTTGGAGAAATATCCACTACAATCAGCTTTTCAACTCTTTCAGGATATTTTATGGCAAACTGCATTACCGCTTTTCCACCTAAAGAATGTCCCAAAACATGTGCTTTTTGAATTCCGTAATGATCCATATAACGGGCAATATCATCCGCCAGATCATCATGGGACATATCATCTGAATGAAAACTTCTTCCGTGGTTTCTAAGATCAATCAGATGTACCGGAAGATATTCTCCAAGATCTTTTCCGAAACTTCCCCAGTTGTCAAGCATCCCGAACAATCCGTGGAATACCAAAAGCGGTGTAGCCGTTGAAGCCTCACCAAATATTTTTGAGTTTAAGATTTCCATATTTTTTAGAAGTTAGATACGAAAAAGTAGAAGTTAGAAAAAGGCATTGGTTTCCTCTAACTTCTAGCTTCTCCATTATTTATTACCATTTTGCCAATCTCTTCAAATAAGATTGAACTGTATTTTCCAGTCCCATATAAAGTGCCTCGGAAACTAAAGCATGCCCGATGGATACTTCCAATAGATTAGGGATATTGTCTGCAAAGTATTTTAGATTCTCTAAGCTCAGATCATGTCCTGCATTGATTCCTAGTCCAAACTCAGTAGCTGCAACAGCTGTATCATAATAAGGTTTTATAGCCTGTTCTTTATTTGTCAAATAATCTTTCGCGTAAGCTTCAGTATATAGTTCAATTCTGTCTGCTCCTGTCTTTGCTGCATATTCTACCAGCTCAGGCATTGGATCAAGGAAAATTGAAGTACGGATTCCTGCTTTTTTAAATTCTGCGATGATTTCCGTAAGATAATCCAAATGTTTTTTTGTATCCCAACCTGCATTTGAAGTGATGGCATCATCTGCATCAGGAACCAATGTCACCTGCTCAGGTTTTACATCTAGCACCATATCAATAAAAGACTGATGTGGATTTCCCTCAATGTTGAACTCAGTCGTAACCAATGGTTTCAGATCATAGACATCTTTTCTTGTAATATGTCTTTCATCAGGTCTTGGATGAATGGTAATTCCCTGTCCTCCGAATTCCTGGATCTTTATCGCTGCTTCTGTAACACTTGGTGTTTCTCCTCCTCTTGCATTTCTTAAGGTCGCAATCTTATTAATGTTTACGCTTAGTTTTGTCATTTTTTTATTTAAGATATTAGACGTCAGATATCGGATGTAGACTTACAATATAGTATCGTAAGATTAACTTCTAATGCTGACTCTTTTATTATTTTTTGAGTAAGGTTTTAAAAACTAATTTCTAGCCTTAATATCTCACTTTCTGTTCATTATACTTTTACACTTACCTGCATTACCTGAAGCTCAAATTCCTTCGAAGCTACCAGCAAATGGTCGAAAATATCTGCCTGAATCTGTTCAAAATGCTCCCACTTTGAATCATTTGCAAAACAGTAGATTTCCAGAGGAAGCCCTTGTGGAGTAATCTCCAGCTGACGAACCATTCTGGCTCCACTTTTCTCAATATCAGGATCGTTTTCTATATATTTTTGTGCATAATATCTGAAAACACCGATATTGGTAAGCTGTCTTCCGTTGATTTCTTTATCATTATGGCTCACATTCTCTTTTTCTTTTTTGATTTCCTGTCTTTTTTCTTCCAGATAATCTGCAATTAAGTTGATTTCCTTTAAGCGCTCAATATCTTCATCAGTAAGGAATTTAAAGGAATTGATATTGAAATAAATGGATTTCTTGATTCTTCTGGTATTGGATTCTGACATCACCTGCAGATTTTTGATCTCAGTGGTCAGTAAATCATAAGTAGGAATTGTGGAAACCGTTTTATCAAAATTGGTGATTTTTGTAGTCAAAAGATTGATCTCTGTAATGTTTCCTTCAATGCTGTACTTGGGAATACTGATCCAGTCACCTACTTTCATGTTTTTGGATGTAGCAACGTGAAGTCCGGTAACAAATCCTAAAATGGTATCTCTGAAAACTAAAACCAGAACAGCTGTTATTGCCCCCAAACTTCCTAAAATGGTTCCTCCTTTAATTCCAAAAATCAAACAGATTCCTATTACAGAAAGTACAAAAATTCCAAAGATTTTTACTGTTTCAGAAATGGCATTAAGAGTCATGATTTTGTAGTAATCTTGTTTGATTACAAAATAATTTCTAAAAGCCGTTAAAGCTCTAAATAATAATCCTGCAATCACAAAAATAGTAGCAACCCCAACAATAATCTCCAACAATGCAAAGCTTTTCGGATGTCTGTAAAAGACGGAAAGCAATGCATATCCCGCAAAGTTCAATGCTCCTAGATGAACCACGGAATTGGTAATTCTTGAATCATAGATTGACTTTAAAATAGGGAATTTTTCTTTATCAAAAAAGAATTTGAAAATAGTATTGACAATGAATTTAAAAACAAAATCCAAGAGATAGATCATCCCTGCCAGAAATAAAAATTTCAGCATAATCTGAATAGGAAGTGCCAGATCAGCATATACATGATCTCTCACAAAATAATGGATCTGATCACTGATATTCTGCAGAAAATCTCTGGTATCTTGTATTTCGTTTTTCATTACAGCAAATTTATAAAATTAAGAATGATGAATTTACTATTCATTATCAATTTTCATCCCAAATTTTAAACCTTTTATCAATTTACTTTTTTCATATCTTAGTTTATATTTAAAAAAATGGATACAACAATCATTAATATTCTCTGTCTTGTTTTATTATTTGTCGGAATATTGGGTACTTTTCTCCCGGTTCTTCCCGGCTTATTGCTAAGTATCTGCGGATTGCTGATCTATAAATTCGGGACTGATGCTGATCTTCCGATGATCTATATCTGGGCGTTTGGTATTCTCACGTTGGCTTCTGTAATCTTGAGCTATGTAATTCCTGCTAAAACCAACAGGAAATATGGAGGGACGCGCTGGGGAAGCATTGGATCTGTAATCGGAACCATTGTAGGAATATTTATTCCGATACCCTTAGGCTTCCTGATCGGAATGTTTGCAGGGGTATTTATTGGGGAGCTTCTGCATGACAGCAAGGATATGAACAAGGCATTACAATCCACTAAAGGAGCATTAATTGGGTTTATTTACGGAACCGGATTTAGCTTTGTAGTGGGAGTGGCAATGTTTTTGGTAGTACTTCTGAATATGTTTGATATTATTTAACAAAAAAAGAGAAATCATGTTTCATAAAGCTATCATACTTAGTCTGGGAATATTTGCATTAACAGGATGCGATGCCCAAAAGAAAGCCAAGGCAACTCCAAAAACTTCTGAAATGACTACAAATACAACTCCTGATCAAAAGAACGGTATCGTTTATTTGAATCAGGGTGAAAACAAATTCCTGAAAGAATTCCAGATGAATGTTACTTTCAAGGGAATTTCTGAGGACAGCCGATGCCCTGAAGGGGTAAATTGTATTTGGGCCGGAGCAGCACTTGCTCAGGTTGAAGTCATGGGAATCTCTACCCGACCTATGGTTTTAAATCTCGCCAGTATGGATTACCCCAATAGGAACTATCGACAATCAGCCGATTTTAACGGATATACGATTACATTGCAGGAGGTAAACCCTTATCCTAAGGCAGATGGAGGAACAACGGCATTAAACGGCAAATATAAGATCGGGATTTCCATCAAAAAAGCCGGAAAAACTTCCGATTCTACCACGCAATAGGCTTTTTCCCTTTGGAAACAAGATACTCGTTAATTTTTGAGAAGGGCTTGCTTCCAAAAAAACCTCTATAAACAGAGAAGGGCGACGGGTGTGCCGATTTTATAATAAAATGTTTAGCCGGATCTATAAGTTCGGCTTTTTTCTGTGCAAAAGCTCCCCACAATACAAAAACCACATTTTCTTTTTTATCAGAAATTTCCTTAATGATAAAATTGGTAAATTGTTCCCAGCCAAGGTCTTTATGAGAATTTGGCGTGTGTGCACGAACTGTAAGGGTAGCATTCAGCAAAAGAACGCCTTGTTTTCCCCAGTCATCCAATTCCTTTGAAGTTCTTACTACTCCAAGATCATCTTTCAGTTCAATAAAAATATTCTTAAGGGATGGTGGTGCAGTAACCTGCTCAGAAACAGAAAAACACAACCCGTTGGCTTGATAATCATTATGATAAGGATCCTGACCAATGATAACTACCTCAACATCTTCAAATGAAGTCAGTTCCAATGCTCTGAAGATCTGATCTTTTGGTGGAAAAACCTTTGTGGTTGCATATTCATTTTTTACTTTCTCCCAAAGGGTTTTGAAGTATTCAGTACTTTTTATTGGGGCTAAAATTTCTGTCCAGGTCATGTTGCAAAAATAATTAATATTAAAATAAAAGCATAGTCTATACCTTAAATATCTTCACTTTTCTTTCAATCAAAATATAGGAGAAATAGGATAATACAATAGACAAAGCAATTAATATGAAGCTATTCAACAGCTCTGAGGATACAAAAACAATTTTCTGCACTAATACTATATAATGGATAATATATAATGAGTAGGAAATATTTCCCAGAAAATAAACGGCATTACTTCCCAAGAACCTTTTAACAATACTATCTTCCCCATCATACAACTGTTTAATCATTATCGCCGATAATAATGGAATAAAGAACAGTCCTTTTTCTGTATACAGTAATAACAAAGACAGAATCAATGCAATATAAGTAACCAGATTTTTTCGCAATGTAATGCTAGGTAAAAAAGCAACTCCTATTCCCAGCAAGTAAGAGGATATGGTTCTTACTAAGGAATTTAGGCCAAAAGTAATATCAAGATAGGCCGAAGATTTAATCATTTGCATCTGCATGTCTGAGCCTAGGTACAGGTTATCCGGAAAGTACGGAAAGATCAGTCTTAAAACCAGACCTGCCACAATTAATATTTCACTACGTATTTTGTAACGAACGATAAAGAAAAGCAAGAAAGGAAATATGAGATAACAAATCCACTCGGTACTTAATGACCAATAAACACTCCCTAATGAATAATTAGGATTAAAAAAACACTGCAGTAAAGCAGCATTAATCAGAAATTTCGTTTTAGAAGTGTCTATTAAGAATACTGCAATGAAAATAACGGATAAAAAATAGACGGGATAAATCCTGTTTACCCTTTTCTTATAAAATTTCTGTATTACACTAAAGTTTAGGGCCTTAAATTTATCAGCATAAGAAATTGCCAATAAAAAAGCGCTTAACACAAAAAAGATATCCACGGCAACATAGCCTTTCTTTACAACAGTTTGAATCAGATCTATTTTAAAATGGATAAAATGAAAAAAGGTTACCCACAATGCTACAATTCCTCTCAACCCGGTTAAGGATTTTATTTCATTTTTCATATATGCTCTATAATATCGATCTGTCTGGCGATAAAGATAAAAAAAAACATGATGGATTCAAGGATTAATCCCTCAGAGCGGATTTTTTAAGCTAAAAATAAAATTATCTGGATTATTTTCATCTTTTTTACTTTCTTCCAAAACAAAATGATGCTTTAAGAGCAGCAACTGCGAATTAGTGTTTAGCCTATTTGTAAAGGCAAGCACGTTCTGTAAGTTCAATTGATTAAATCCAAACTCCAAAATGGCTTTCAAGGCTTCTGACATGATTCCTTTGTGATGATAATCCGGCAATAATTCATACCCAACTTCTGCTGTTTTCCTATCCTCAGAAAACTTCCACAGACAAATTGTTCCAATAAGGTTTGGATAACCTTTATAAGAGATTCCCCAGAAAATAATTTCTTTCTCCTGAGCTTTTCTTTTGATATGTAGAATAAACTCCAGAGCATCATAATTGGTTTTTGGAGAATTTCTTTTTACATACTGATTAATAACCTCATTGCTTCGGATTTTCAGAATATCTTCTACATGACTTTCATTGATGCCGCTTAAAATCAATCTTTCAGTTTCCAGTTTCATTTAATCTTCTTTATTAAGGTTTCTCCATCTACATTCTGTTTTTGTCATCCAACTTGACTACTTTTCCAATTATTTTGGTCTTAAAAAGATCTGGGTCATATTTTCCCGGATGGATATATTTTGTAAATCACTCAAATATACATAATAATCAAAATTCTCACTAACTTTGCATTGTGTATATAGATAAAGAAGATTTAGACGAATTAGAGTTTCCGCAATTGCTCGCGGAAATTTCCCCATTTGCGTATTCTCCGAAAACAAGAGAAAAAATTCTTCAACTTCGTCCCATGGAAATTGACGAGGCGGAACTTTCATTAAAAAAAACATCAGAATATCTGTCTAGTTTTGAAAGTTCAAATGCTATTCCGTTTGATGAATATGAAGATATTGAAAGTGAGCTGAAATTGATGCTGATTGAGAATTACCGTCTGGAAAACAGTGCTTTCATCAAAATAAAAACCATCACGGAACAGATCGGAAGATTACAAAAGTTCTTCCCTACCATGCCTGAGACATTTCCTACTTTATTGGAAGAGATTTCTGTACTGGAATTCAGAAAAGAGATCATTGATAAGGTAGATAAGGTTTTTAACCGTTTTGGTGAGGTAAAAAGTGAAGCTTCTCCGGCCTTAAAAGATTTGAGAACCGAGATACAGCATGCCAAGAAAGCTATTCAGGAAAACTTCAACCGTGCTCTTACCACTTATGGACAGAGTGACTTTTTGGACGACATACGAGAAACAATTATTGATGATCAAAGGGTTTTAGCCGTAAAGTCAGGATTTAAGAAAAGAGTTCCTGGAAGAACCTTGGGAATTTCAAAAACAGGTTCCATTACCTACATCCAGCCGGATAGTGTAGTAAAACATTACTTCAAGCTTCGTGAAAATGAGGAGGAGGAGAAAAAAGAGATCGACAAGGTTCTCAGAAAGCTTACTGCAGAACTGGCAGAGTTTCAACCTCAGCTTTGGAGGTATCAGATTTATATTTTTGATCTTGACCTTACAAGAGCTAAGGCAAAGTTTGCAGATTTGGTAAACGGAATTCTTCCGAAGATCAACCGCCATAAAACATTGAAGCTGAAAGATGCTTTCCATCCATTATTATGGTTAAGAAATAAGGTTGAGAACAAGACGATTCATCCACAGACACTGGCTTTAACGGAACACAACAGGATCATCTGTATTTCCGGGCCTAATGCCGGAGGAAAATCTATTACGCTGAAAACAGTTGGATTACTGCAGTTGATGATTCAGAGTGGTATTTTGGTCCCCGTACATCCGAAGTCTGAAATGTTTTTCTTTGAAAAAGTAATGACCGACATTGGTGATAATCAATCTATTGAAAACCATCTATCGACGTATTCTTCGAGGTTAAAGAAAATGTCAGGAATCATTCGTGAGGCTGATGCTAATACTCTTTTACTGATTGATGAGTTCGGAACCGGATCTGATCCTGAATTGGGAGGTGCCTTAGCAGAAAGCTTTATGGAGTTTTTCTATGATAAGAAAAGTTTTGCGATTATTACAACGCATTATACCAACATCAAATTAGTCATAGAACAACTTCCAAATGCCCAGAATGCGGCTATGCTTTTCAATGAGGAAACTCTGGAACCCATGTACAAACTGGAAGTTGGCCAGGCAGGAAGTTCATTCACCTTTGAAGTGGCGGAAAAGAATAAAATCCCGAGGTTTATCATTCATTCTGCAAAGAAAAAGGTAGAGCACGATATTGTTAATCTTGATAAAACCATCGTAAAGCTACAGCAGGAAAAATATGAAGTTGAAAAACTGAAAACAGATCTTGCCGAAAGAAAAGAATCTGTAGAAGATAAACGTGATAATCTCCAAAAACTGAATGATCAGCTTCAGCAGAAACTCTTCAATTTCCAGAAGCTTTATGAAGAAGAACACCGTAAACTACAGTTTGGAAATAAGATTGAAGCTTTTATCGACAGTTATGTAAAAGGAAAATCACGAAAGGATGTGGTAAAGGATTTCGTGAAAATTTTAGAACAGGAAAAGTTCAGGAAAATTGGAGCTGATAAAGATGAAACCAAGCGACTTCAGGTAGTGAAGAGAAAGATTACTCAACAGCTTAAAAAAGAAGAAGTCATTGAGAAAATCACTGAAACCAATGAAAAGCTGGAAGAAAAACGCAAAACCGATCGTGCAGTTTGGATGAAAATTGGCCAGCGTGTTCGCATCACCGGAAGTACCAGTGTTGGAACAATTGAGAAAATTTCCAGAAACAAAGTGATCGTTAATTACGGAACTTTCAAGACGACGATTAATTCTGACGAATTAGAGAGAATTTAATCTGTTTGAAGATTATTCAAATTATAAAAGAGAGTGCTTTTCAGTACTCTCTTTCTATTTTTTATCATTTATTATTCCTTGCCCAGCTTTTCTGAAATTCTCTTCAGGTTTTCAGATCTCGGAAATTCTTTTATTTTCAAATTAAGATAGTCATTGATTTTCTTTTGAGTAGAAATATCTAATTTTGTATAAAATTCTTTAAAAGGCATCAAAAGGTCTTCCCTCTTTTCCATGAATGAACTGAAAAATAAATTTTCAAAATCTACAAAATCTAATCTCTGATTCAGGCAAAAGAAGTCCACTATATTTTTTAAATAATCAAAGTAGAAATTCTGCCTTTCATTTTGGGGAACAAGCTCACTGAATTGATTTTTCAGAAAAATATACTTGAGTCTTATCCCTAAAGCTCCAGGAAAATCTGAAATTATTTTTTCCATTTTAGTATTAAACTCTCTAAGTTTTTCTTTTGAATTTATTTCCTTGTAACCGTTTTCTGATCCATAGTTTACTTCTTCGTAATACAAAGGATTTTCTGCAATATATTCCAATAAGGAAGATGTTGAAGAATAGATTTCTGTAGGTGTATTTTCCTTATATTTTCCCAATCCATCTTCCATAAAAAGCAGCAATAACTTATTCATTGTATTGGTATATACCAGCAACCCATATCCCTGTTTCACAATTTCCAACGGATATTTGCCAAGTTCTTTCTGAACTTCTGATAGAACCTGACTTTGCACTTCCTCCGAATTCCCCAAGACAGAATAATCTGTTTGTTTAATCAGTACTTTAAGTTTTTCGAAACAAGCTTCCCGACTCTTGCACTGAAGAGTAAATTTCTTCAAAAATTCAGGGCTAAAATTGATTTTTCTAACTGCTCCCTCCATTAAAAACCCTAAATCCGGAACCTTATCCATAGAAAAAGCAGTAACCAAACCT
This genomic interval from Chryseobacterium joostei contains the following:
- a CDS encoding pyridoxine 5'-phosphate synthase, producing MTKLSVNINKIATLRNARGGETPSVTEAAIKIQEFGGQGITIHPRPDERHITRKDVYDLKPLVTTEFNIEGNPHQSFIDMVLDVKPEQVTLVPDADDAITSNAGWDTKKHLDYLTEIIAEFKKAGIRTSIFLDPMPELVEYAAKTGADRIELYTEAYAKDYLTNKEQAIKPYYDTAVAATEFGLGINAGHDLSLENLKYFADNIPNLLEVSIGHALVSEALYMGLENTVQSYLKRLAKW
- a CDS encoding uracil-DNA glycosylase, whose product is MTWTEILAPIKSTEYFKTLWEKVKNEYATTKVFPPKDQIFRALELTSFEDVEVVIIGQDPYHNDYQANGLCFSVSEQVTAPPSLKNIFIELKDDLGVVRTSKELDDWGKQGVLLLNATLTVRAHTPNSHKDLGWEQFTNFIIKEISDKKENVVFVLWGAFAQKKAELIDPAKHFIIKSAHPSPFSVYRGFFGSKPFSKINEYLVSKGKKPIAW
- a CDS encoding MvdC/MvdD family ATP grasp protein, with protein sequence MILCITHSQDFYTIDLFFQYLSSKNIPYFRLNSDQLNHLQKISINENSFEITDESGNTIHSDDIKGVWHRKAWRISVPEELDENYEKIFQIEYGSLRYNLFTSLEDIPWINPFEKEKKIDGNKMLQLKIAQRNHLTIPKTMFSNDEEKITTFFHQYCSGKAIAKLHGVQSKTMSGENLISTMIIEEETLEYLSDIAYCPMIFQPYIDKEYELRIMYVDGVFFTGKINNSSNADWRISNENYFWSAYELPENIKINLTSMMKEMGLYMGAIDVIKGKDGEYYFLEVNPQGEWGMLQKELGFPIAERIADNLIKRINFHE
- a CDS encoding MvdD family ATP-grasp ribosomal peptide maturase; protein product: MNKILIITHTADNFSIEKVTEYVADNNCEVIRFDVDLYPLENKLSTIFQDGEWISILETPSAKYRLDDISAVWYRRAYNIGKGLKEEMDTKFFGAAMGEIRNTLFGFLESIDAYSLGKPSVYRRLDSKEEQLKLAHKIGLSVPETCLTNNPEEAKKFILKHQNVVAKMQTGFAIYEDGVENVVFTNVVKEDKFEELDSLLYCPMQFQQMIEKKRELRVTIVGRDVYAFEVDSQQFEDAKVDWRKDGVNLLDKWTKTELPKDVEEKLLELLDIYNVDYGAIDIIVSPEDQYYFIEINAAGEFFWLDNLTEGNMISRSIADVLCDKAPRRNNVVLA
- a CDS encoding alpha/beta fold hydrolase, giving the protein MEILNSKIFGEASTATPLLVFHGLFGMLDNWGSFGKDLGEYLPVHLIDLRNHGRSFHSDDMSHDDLADDIARYMDHYGIQKAHVLGHSLGGKAVMQFAIKYPERVEKLIVVDISPKAYPPHHQGVIKALESVDFNTVGSRNDVEAILSQYIPEKSTIQFLTKNLYWDDNKKLNWRFNLKTLSEKYNEFVSNAVKFGIFDGEALFIAGEKSNYILPQDEYGIKQQFPKAKIVTVKNAGHWVQAENPVDFANVVKQFLGLS
- a CDS encoding mechanosensitive ion channel family protein, translated to MKNEIQDTRDFLQNISDQIHYFVRDHVYADLALPIQIMLKFLFLAGMIYLLDFVFKFIVNTIFKFFFDKEKFPILKSIYDSRITNSVVHLGALNFAGYALLSVFYRHPKSFALLEIIVGVATIFVIAGLLFRALTAFRNYFVIKQDYYKIMTLNAISETVKIFGIFVLSVIGICLIFGIKGGTILGSLGAITAVLVLVFRDTILGFVTGLHVATSKNMKVGDWISIPKYSIEGNITEINLLTTKITNFDKTVSTIPTYDLLTTEIKNLQVMSESNTRRIKKSIYFNINSFKFLTDEDIERLKEINLIADYLEEKRQEIKKEKENVSHNDKEINGRQLTNIGVFRYYAQKYIENDPDIEKSGARMVRQLEITPQGLPLEIYCFANDSKWEHFEQIQADIFDHLLVASKEFELQVMQVSVKV
- a CDS encoding acyltransferase family protein, with translation MKNEIKSLTGLRGIVALWVTFFHFIHFKIDLIQTVVKKGYVAVDIFFVLSAFLLAISYADKFKALNFSVIQKFYKKRVNRIYPVYFLSVIFIAVFLIDTSKTKFLINAALLQCFFNPNYSLGSVYWSLSTEWICYLIFPFLLFFIVRYKIRSEILIVAGLVLRLIFPYFPDNLYLGSDMQMQMIKSSAYLDITFGLNSLVRTISSYLLGIGVAFLPSITLRKNLVTYIALILSLLLLYTEKGLFFIPLLSAIMIKQLYDGEDSIVKRFLGSNAVYFLGNISYSLYIIHYIVLVQKIVFVSSELLNSFILIALSIVLSYFSYILIERKVKIFKV
- a CDS encoding GNAT family N-acetyltransferase — its product is MKLETERLILSGINESHVEDILKIRSNEVINQYVKRNSPKTNYDALEFILHIKRKAQEKEIIFWGISYKGYPNLIGTICLWKFSEDRKTAEVGYELLPDYHHKGIMSEALKAILEFGFNQLNLQNVLAFTNRLNTNSQLLLLKHHFVLEESKKDENNPDNFIFSLKNPL
- a CDS encoding DUF456 domain-containing protein, yielding MDTTIINILCLVLLFVGILGTFLPVLPGLLLSICGLLIYKFGTDADLPMIYIWAFGILTLASVILSYVIPAKTNRKYGGTRWGSIGSVIGTIVGIFIPIPLGFLIGMFAGVFIGELLHDSKDMNKALQSTKGALIGFIYGTGFSFVVGVAMFLVVLLNMFDII
- a CDS encoding microviridin/marinostatin family tricyclic proteinase inhibitor, coding for MENKNSKKKPFFASFLEKQLKDPETVKGGTDIITIPERDSITKPTIDNVTSPQADLQHTMKYPSDGDDDAILL